From Woronichinia naegeliana WA131, the proteins below share one genomic window:
- a CDS encoding ISKra4 family transposase (programmed frameshift), with amino-acid sequence MLSENEKRIQELCQELGECLYQQSQVKTFNNLGEIEETVRDLMIQYVNPEIGNFFVKTSTEETTGRIRTVKSILGELPITEKQAKKLELKPRTQMSPMLEKNCLLLSGDESYEKAAKKIQSLTGIAVSHSTQQRLVHRYHFEELPSNTEVEEISIDGGKVRLRTPKGEPLIWRDYKGVSFHQLGVAAFFQDNSALLDLVNSQILAKPLICLGDGHDGIWNLFREIGQKHERIEILDWYHLIENLYKVGGSFQRIEEVKSFLWTGEVDAAISCFEGWSEPQAENFIIYLNKHKHRIVNYGYLQAEGISIGSGSVESQVKQIGHRLKITGASWNSDNVPQVLRHRCSYLNDYLF; translated from the exons GTGTTATCAGAAAATGAAAAAAGGATTCAAGAGTTATGTCAAGAGTTGGGAGAATGTCTCTATCAACAATCTCAAGTTAAAACATTTAATAATTTGGGCGAAATAGAGGAGACTGTCAGAGACTTAATGATTCAGTATGTCAACCCAGAAATAGGTA ATTTTTTTGTCAAAACAAGTACCGAGGAAACCACAGGTCGGATACGAACAGTAAAAAGTATTTTGGGGGAATTGCCCATTACAGAAAAACAAGCGAAGAAATTAGAACTAAAGCCTCGAACTCAGATGAGTCCAATGTTAGAGAAGAACTGTTTGCTACTGAGTGGCGATGAGTCTTATGAAAAAGCAGCTAAGAAAATCCAATCATTGACGGGAATTGCTGTTTCTCACAGTACGCAACAACGCCTTGTACATCGCTATCATTTTGAAGAATTACCCTCTAACACAGAAGTCGAAGAAATTAGCATAGATGGTGGGAAGGTACGACTCAGAACTCCCAAGGGAGAACCCTTAATTTGGCGTGATTATAAAGGAGTCAGTTTTCATCAATTGGGGGTAGCTGCCTTTTTTCAAGATAACTCGGCTTTATTAGATTTGGTTAATTCTCAAATTTTGGCTAAGCCTTTAATTTGTTTGGGAGATGGACATGATGGTATCTGGAACTTATTTCGTGAGATAGGACAGAAACATGAGCGAATTGAAATTTTGGACTGGTATCACTTAATTGAAAACCTCTATAAAGTTGGGGGGTCATTCCAGCGAATTGAGGAGGTCAAGTCTTTTCTTTGGACGGGTGAAGTGGATGCCGCTATCTCCTGTTTTGAGGGATGGTCAGAGCCTCAAGCTGAGAATTTTATCATTTATTTAAACAAGCATAAACATCGGATTGTCAATTATGGTTATTTGCAGGCAGAGGGCATTTCCATTGGCTCTGGCTCTGTCGAATCTCAAGTTAAACAAATTGGTCATCGTCTTAAAATTACTGGTGCGAGTTGGAATTCTGACAATGTACCACAAGTCCTTCGTCATCGCTGTTCCTATTTAAATGATTACCTTTTTTGA
- a CDS encoding transposase, with protein MLEWWTKNFASCELGDERLNNRAFSIGKKLSEGFGKALSEVFKGGNELKRAYEFLGIRKQTLSR; from the coding sequence ATGTTGGAATGGTGGACAAAAAACTTTGCCAGTTGTGAATTGGGAGACGAGAGGCTAAACAATCGTGCCTTCTCGATTGGGAAAAAGTTAAGTGAGGGGTTTGGAAAAGCCTTATCAGAAGTGTTTAAGGGAGGAAACGAGTTAAAGAGGGCCTATGAATTTTTGGGAATCCGAAAACAGACTTTGTCAAGATAA
- a CDS encoding IS4 family transposase, producing the protein MTTAAVEEYKIMLSVGDTTFLDYRNIKEKREGYGPTGKGGNGLILHSALAIEPEKGQVLGLLWQKLWNREVKEKPPTDETAKQKKERQKEQRKAARQRPFEEKESYKWVEALNTCEKQVESSTRVIHVFDREGDVSEVFDSVRQLKHTGVLVRASHNRSLDKNSERLWQHLESEPIRFHQEIEIPSTGKRKARKVKLAVRFCSVNLRTPYRFDNRDPLNVYAVYATEIDCPEGETPLSWMLLTTEVVETIEMAVTILRWYTYRWRVEEFHKVLKSGCQSERYRLASDGMKTLLGFLSVIAVELLHVTYLHRTQPDALAIEILNPLQLQVLKAAASQKLPPILTVAWAVESVAFLGGYLEHRRKTPLGIQVLWRGWLKLHDLCQGWQLAIRT; encoded by the coding sequence ATGACAACTGCCGCCGTAGAAGAATATAAGATAATGCTATCAGTCGGAGATACGACCTTCTTAGATTATCGCAATATCAAGGAAAAAAGGGAAGGGTATGGGCCGACTGGAAAAGGAGGGAATGGATTAATACTGCATAGTGCTTTAGCAATTGAGCCAGAAAAAGGACAAGTATTAGGTTTATTATGGCAAAAACTGTGGAATAGGGAGGTAAAAGAAAAGCCCCCAACAGATGAAACGGCGAAGCAGAAAAAAGAAAGACAGAAAGAACAAAGAAAAGCAGCTCGTCAAAGACCATTTGAGGAAAAAGAATCCTACAAATGGGTAGAGGCTCTAAACACCTGTGAGAAACAGGTAGAAAGTTCAACGAGGGTAATTCATGTATTTGACAGAGAAGGAGATGTTTCAGAAGTCTTTGACTCAGTGCGTCAACTCAAGCATACAGGAGTGCTGGTCAGAGCGTCTCATAATCGTAGTTTAGACAAAAATAGTGAACGACTTTGGCAACATTTGGAATCAGAACCGATTCGTTTTCATCAAGAAATCGAGATTCCGAGTACAGGAAAAAGAAAAGCACGGAAGGTTAAGCTTGCCGTCCGATTTTGCTCAGTTAATCTACGAACTCCCTATCGTTTTGATAATCGTGACCCGTTGAATGTCTATGCTGTTTATGCGACAGAAATCGATTGTCCCGAAGGCGAAACTCCTTTATCTTGGATGCTTCTGACTACAGAAGTTGTTGAGACTATTGAGATGGCTGTCACTATTCTTCGTTGGTACACCTACCGATGGCGGGTTGAAGAATTTCATAAAGTCCTTAAGTCTGGTTGTCAGAGTGAGCGTTATCGACTTGCCTCTGATGGAATGAAAACTCTTTTGGGTTTTTTAAGTGTCATTGCTGTTGAACTTTTACACGTTACTTATCTTCATCGTACCCAGCCCGATGCTCTCGCGATTGAAATTCTTAATCCTCTTCAACTTCAGGTGTTAAAAGCAGCCGCCTCTCAAAAACTTCCCCCTATTTTGACTGTTGCTTGGGCTGTCGAGTCTGTTGCTTTTCTTGGTGGTTATCTTGAACATCGTCGTAAAACTCCTCTCGGTATCCAAGTCCTTTGGCGCGGTTGGTTGAAGTTGCATGACCTTTGCCAAGGCTGGCAGCTTGCAATCCGCACTTAA
- a CDS encoding AarF/ABC1/UbiB kinase family protein, with protein sequence MPQAVLPPSSGLEENLIEVLTIEVQPSHVPIGHTEDIGPVSDSFPESWRYHPELITEFYRRRPFQVLGRLLNILFPFLWFAIGLWWDGLWQKNAKTSRKRAIQLRELLTHLGPTYIKVGQALSTRPDLVPPLYLEELTTLQDQLPSFPNEMAYQFIEEELGAPATEIYADLSESPIAAASLGQVYRGTLKTGEKVAVKVQRPDLVRRITLDIYIMRSLSFWAKKNIKRLRSDLVAITDELASRIFEEMNYIQEGRNAEKFAELYGHLPEIYIPHIYWAYTGRRVLTMEWIEGTKLTNIRAIQAQGIDATHLVEVGVQCSLRQLLEHGFFHADPHPGNLLAMSDGRLAYLDFGMMSTIQPYQRYGLIEAVVHLVNRDFEGLAQDYVKLDFLKPDTDLRPIVPALSQVFGNALGASVAELNFKSITDQMSAMMYEFPFRVPAYYALIIRSMVTLEGIAIGIDPNFKVLSKAYPYIAKRLLTDQSPELRTSLRDLLFKDGNFRWNRLENLLRNARTSSDYDFDQILNQGTDFLFSERGQYIREKLVNELINVIDAFGRHSWFNFTLTIQEQLGFVQPKTLSKMPPKIDDNPKTIEHLKNIWQILETTPGFDPMKLVPVISQLLVNPTTHQMGKQIAEGLLQKAIARLIRTWALELGQVPEPDFSR encoded by the coding sequence ATGCCCCAAGCCGTCTTGCCACCCAGTTCTGGCCTAGAGGAAAATCTCATCGAAGTTCTTACTATTGAAGTTCAACCCAGTCATGTACCCATAGGCCATACAGAAGATATTGGCCCAGTGAGCGATAGTTTTCCAGAAAGCTGGCGATATCATCCCGAACTTATTACTGAATTTTATCGACGACGGCCTTTTCAGGTTTTAGGACGACTTTTAAATATTCTCTTTCCCTTTCTCTGGTTTGCCATTGGACTGTGGTGGGACGGCCTTTGGCAAAAAAATGCTAAAACCTCTCGCAAACGTGCTATTCAACTACGGGAACTGCTAACCCATCTAGGGCCAACCTATATCAAGGTGGGACAGGCTCTTTCCACCCGTCCCGATCTCGTTCCTCCCCTCTATCTGGAAGAATTAACAACCCTTCAGGATCAATTGCCCTCTTTCCCCAATGAAATGGCCTATCAGTTTATTGAGGAAGAGTTAGGCGCGCCAGCCACAGAAATTTATGCTGATCTGTCAGAAAGTCCGATCGCCGCAGCTTCTTTAGGACAGGTTTATCGAGGAACGTTAAAAACAGGCGAAAAAGTAGCGGTTAAGGTGCAACGGCCTGATTTAGTACGGCGCATCACCTTGGATATTTATATCATGCGATCGCTTTCCTTTTGGGCTAAGAAAAATATTAAACGACTGCGATCCGATCTGGTGGCCATTACCGATGAACTAGCCAGCCGTATTTTTGAAGAAATGAATTATATCCAGGAGGGACGCAATGCCGAAAAATTTGCCGAACTCTATGGACATTTACCGGAAATCTACATTCCCCATATTTACTGGGCTTATACCGGTCGTCGAGTCCTGACGATGGAATGGATTGAAGGCACTAAATTAACCAATATTCGAGCTATTCAAGCCCAGGGGATTGATGCCACCCATTTGGTCGAAGTGGGAGTTCAATGTTCCCTGCGGCAATTACTCGAACATGGCTTTTTCCATGCCGATCCCCATCCAGGCAACCTGCTCGCAATGAGCGATGGCCGATTAGCTTATCTAGACTTTGGCATGATGAGCACGATCCAACCCTATCAACGCTATGGCTTAATTGAAGCAGTGGTGCATTTGGTGAACCGTGACTTTGAAGGACTGGCCCAGGATTATGTCAAATTAGATTTTTTAAAACCCGATACTGATTTAAGACCGATTGTGCCTGCTTTAAGCCAAGTATTTGGTAATGCTCTGGGTGCGAGTGTAGCGGAATTAAACTTTAAGAGTATTACCGATCAAATGTCCGCCATGATGTATGAATTTCCCTTTCGGGTTCCAGCTTACTATGCCCTCATTATTCGCTCAATGGTGACGTTAGAAGGAATTGCGATCGGGATTGATCCCAATTTTAAAGTGCTCAGTAAAGCCTATCCCTACATTGCCAAACGTTTACTGACCGATCAATCGCCGGAATTGCGGACTTCACTGCGGGATTTACTCTTTAAAGATGGGAATTTTCGTTGGAATCGATTGGAAAATTTATTACGCAATGCGCGGACTTCTAGTGATTACGATTTTGATCAGATCTTAAATCAAGGAACAGATTTTCTGTTTTCTGAACGAGGTCAATATATCCGTGAGAAATTGGTTAATGAGTTGATCAATGTCATTGATGCCTTTGGTCGTCATAGCTGGTTTAATTTTACTCTCACTATTCAGGAGCAACTGGGCTTCGTTCAGCCCAAAACCTTATCGAAGATGCCACCTAAAATAGATGATAATCCCAAAACAATTGAACATTTAAAGAATATTTGGCAAATTCTAGAAACAACCCCAGGTTTTGATCCGATGAAATTAGTTCCCGTCATCAGCCAATTATTGGTTAATCCCACCACTCATCAGATGGGAAAACAGATTGCGGAAGGTCTTCTTCAAAAGGCGATCGCCCGTTTAATTCGCACCTGGGCCTTGGAATTGGGGCAAGTACCTGAACCTGACTTTTCCCGTTAA
- a CDS encoding competence/damage-inducible protein A codes for MSAEIICVGTELLLGEILNSNVQFLAQELAQLGIPHYYQTVVGDNLQRIHQVMETALQRASILIFTGGLGPTTDDLTTEAIAAFFKTPLQERPEIIADITEKFSKIGRTMAANNRKQALLPQGADILANPTGTAPGLIWQPQPGITLLTFPGVPSEMKRMWQETAIPYLKSQGWGQTSIYSQVLRFRGVGESTLAEKVAPFFELQNPTVAPYAGLGEVRLRISSRASSEGEALAVIAPIAEQIRAIAGLDYFGKDDETLGSVVGEKLRQKGQTVSVAESCTGGGLGAILTEVAGSSDYFWGGIIAYDNRVKVSFLGVNPQDLAQYGAVSSLVAEQMALGVKTRLGTDWGISITGIAGPCGGSEQKPVGLVYIGLATPDGTVISQEHRFGAIRGREAVRYLGACTALDQLRRQLIQGD; via the coding sequence ATGAGTGCCGAAATTATTTGTGTTGGAACAGAACTGCTTTTAGGCGAAATCCTCAATAGTAATGTACAGTTTTTGGCTCAGGAATTAGCGCAGTTGGGGATTCCCCATTACTATCAAACCGTTGTGGGCGATAATCTTCAACGCATTCATCAGGTAATGGAAACTGCTCTCCAACGGGCTTCTATTCTGATTTTTACTGGCGGTCTGGGCCCGACAACCGATGATCTCACCACTGAAGCGATCGCCGCTTTTTTTAAAACGCCCCTGCAAGAAAGACCGGAAATTATTGCCGATATTACCGAGAAATTTAGCAAAATTGGGCGGACAATGGCTGCTAATAACCGTAAACAGGCTCTTTTGCCCCAGGGGGCTGACATTTTAGCCAATCCGACCGGAACGGCTCCAGGCTTAATCTGGCAACCCCAGCCAGGGATAACCCTTTTGACCTTTCCAGGGGTTCCCTCTGAAATGAAACGGATGTGGCAAGAGACGGCCATTCCCTATCTCAAATCCCAGGGTTGGGGTCAGACCAGCATTTATAGTCAAGTTCTGCGCTTTCGAGGCGTTGGAGAATCAACCCTGGCAGAAAAAGTGGCTCCGTTCTTTGAGTTACAAAATCCGACCGTTGCCCCCTATGCGGGTCTGGGTGAAGTACGCTTAAGGATTTCCAGTCGTGCCTCTTCTGAAGGGGAAGCTCTAGCCGTGATCGCCCCTATTGCCGAGCAAATTCGAGCCATTGCCGGACTAGATTATTTTGGCAAGGATGACGAGACGCTAGGTTCCGTAGTGGGAGAAAAATTGCGACAAAAAGGCCAAACGGTGAGTGTGGCAGAATCCTGTACGGGCGGAGGTTTAGGGGCGATATTAACAGAAGTGGCGGGTAGTTCTGATTACTTTTGGGGTGGAATTATTGCCTACGATAATCGGGTTAAAGTGTCGTTTTTAGGAGTGAATCCCCAGGATTTGGCCCAATATGGAGCCGTGAGCAGTCTTGTGGCGGAACAGATGGCCCTGGGAGTAAAAACGCGGCTAGGAACAGATTGGGGAATCAGTATTACCGGCATTGCGGGGCCCTGTGGTGGCAGTGAGCAGAAACCAGTCGGTTTGGTTTATATCGGCCTTGCAACTCCTGATGGTACAGTCATCAGCCAAGAACATCGTTTTGGAGCGATCCGAGGACGGGAAGCAGTGCGATATCTGGGAGCCTGTACGGCCTTAGATCAATTGCGCCGTCAACTCATTCAAGGCGATTAA
- a CDS encoding transposase translates to MAQVEGLETDLGIKGKSGILQSMQSRSEFLREPSHKIVFHFTPKHCSWLNQIEMWFSMLMSKLLRRGNFMSREQLKTRILDFIDYFNRTMAKPFKWTYQGKALKQ, encoded by the coding sequence GTGGCGCAAGTCGAAGGACTTGAGACCGACTTGGGCATCAAAGGAAAATCAGGCATTCTCCAATCAATGCAAAGCCGTTCTGAATTTTTGCGAGAGCCCAGTCATAAAATTGTCTTCCACTTCACCCCCAAGCATTGCTCTTGGCTCAATCAAATTGAGATGTGGTTCAGTATGCTGATGAGTAAGTTACTCAGACGAGGCAATTTCATGAGCAGAGAACAGCTCAAAACTCGCATCCTTGACTTCATTGATTACTTTAATCGCACTATGGCTAAACCCTTCAAATGGACTTATCAAGGCAAGGCATTAAAGCAATGA
- a CDS encoding helix-turn-helix domain containing protein has product MEAKEREHLEKLINRHTTEQQIALRAKIVLLADEGENNREIARKLKISRKMASNSKFEKSGGISGG; this is encoded by the coding sequence TTGGAAGCAAAAGAACGAGAACATCTAGAAAAACTGATAAATCGTCATACAACAGAGCAGCAAATTGCCTTAAGGGCAAAAATAGTGCTTCTGGCAGATGAGGGAGAAAATAATCGAGAAATTGCTAGAAAATTAAAAATCAGCCGAAAAATGGCCAGCAATTCTAAATTTGAAAAATCAGGAGGAATTAGTGGCGGGTAG
- the rpsO gene encoding 30S ribosomal protein S15: MALTQTRKQELMTEYQVHETDTGSSDLQVAFLTDRISQLTGHLQANPKDHASRRGLLKMIGQRRRLLGYINAKEPERYQALIKRLGIRR, translated from the coding sequence ATGGCATTAACCCAAACCCGCAAACAAGAATTGATGACCGAGTATCAAGTGCATGAAACCGATACAGGTTCTTCAGATCTACAAGTCGCTTTTTTAACGGATCGGATTTCCCAACTGACGGGTCATCTGCAAGCGAATCCCAAGGATCATGCTTCCCGTCGTGGTCTCCTCAAGATGATTGGCCAACGCAGACGGCTTTTAGGCTATATCAACGCGAAAGAACCCGAACGGTATCAAGCTTTGATTAAACGCCTCGGTATCCGTCGTTAA
- a CDS encoding PAM68 family protein: MPAPSSRNRLPFEGKSKKKKVEKKSPIGSSEQNSPFVASKTKRKGQSGTIPEVVSQRMVKRMALFSGVPTGLGMFSFLAFYWIVSHDWLEIPTYVVLAVSLLLFGLGVLGLSYGVLSTSWEENQQGSWWGWQEFRLNFSRTVTAWRTAKSESQTTKES; encoded by the coding sequence ATGCCTGCTCCATCTTCCCGTAACCGCCTACCCTTTGAAGGCAAGTCCAAGAAAAAAAAAGTCGAAAAAAAATCCCCAATCGGATCTTCCGAACAAAACAGTCCCTTTGTTGCCAGTAAAACGAAACGGAAAGGACAGTCCGGTACTATCCCAGAGGTCGTCAGTCAACGGATGGTTAAGCGGATGGCCCTGTTTTCGGGGGTTCCAACGGGTTTAGGAATGTTTTCCTTTCTGGCTTTCTATTGGATTGTAAGTCATGATTGGCTAGAGATTCCCACCTACGTTGTTCTTGCCGTTAGTCTATTGCTATTTGGACTAGGGGTTTTGGGATTAAGTTATGGTGTCCTTTCTACCTCTTGGGAAGAAAATCAGCAGGGTAGTTGGTGGGGTTGGCAAGAATTTAGATTGAATTTTAGTCGAACTGTAACTGCTTGGCGTACTGCAAAATCAGAGAGCCAAACCACGAAAGAAAGTTAG
- the aroF gene encoding 3-deoxy-7-phosphoheptulonate synthase, with the protein MIVVMKVGTPELEIERISLEFIDRGLTPEKIVGKHKVVIGLVGETAGLDRLQIQEVSPWIEDVLRVEQPFKRASLEFRHGDYSEVIVPTPNGPVAIGKNHPLTVVAGPCSVENEAMIIETAKRVKAAGAQFLRGGAYKPRTSPYAFQGHGESALGLLAAAKAASGLGIITEVMDTSDLEKIAEVADVIQVGARNMQNFSMLKKVGAQDKPVLLKRGMAATIEEWLMAAEYILAAGNPNVILCERGIRTFDQRYTRNTLDLSVLPVLRNLTHLPIMIDPSHGTGKSDYVPAMAMAAIAAGADSLMIEVHPNPAKALSDGPQSLTPERFDDVMEQLSVIGKAVGRWPQKVAVAVA; encoded by the coding sequence ATGATCGTCGTCATGAAGGTCGGGACTCCCGAACTAGAAATTGAGCGCATCAGTCTGGAGTTTATTGATCGCGGCTTAACACCGGAAAAAATTGTTGGTAAGCACAAAGTGGTAATCGGTCTAGTCGGCGAAACGGCGGGTCTAGATCGTCTGCAAATTCAAGAGGTCAGTCCCTGGATCGAAGATGTTTTGCGTGTTGAACAACCCTTTAAGCGGGCCAGTTTGGAGTTTCGTCATGGGGATTACAGTGAAGTCATTGTTCCCACCCCCAATGGCCCAGTGGCGATCGGCAAAAATCATCCTCTGACGGTTGTTGCTGGCCCCTGTTCGGTGGAAAACGAAGCCATGATCATCGAAACAGCTAAACGGGTTAAAGCGGCAGGTGCTCAATTCCTACGGGGGGGAGCTTACAAACCTCGGACTTCTCCCTATGCGTTCCAAGGTCATGGCGAAAGTGCTTTAGGATTGTTGGCCGCAGCCAAAGCAGCCAGTGGTCTGGGAATTATTACCGAGGTGATGGATACCTCTGATTTGGAAAAAATTGCTGAAGTGGCGGATGTGATCCAGGTCGGTGCACGCAATATGCAGAATTTTTCCATGCTTAAGAAAGTGGGTGCCCAGGATAAACCGGTGTTATTAAAACGGGGTATGGCCGCTACCATTGAAGAGTGGTTAATGGCAGCCGAGTATATTCTGGCAGCAGGAAATCCCAATGTGATTCTCTGTGAACGGGGCATTCGGACTTTTGATCAGAGATATACTCGTAATACACTAGATTTATCTGTCTTACCCGTTTTACGCAATTTAACGCACTTACCAATCATGATTGATCCTAGTCACGGTACCGGTAAATCGGATTATGTGCCGGCTATGGCCATGGCCGCGATCGCGGCGGGAGCAGATTCTTTGATGATAGAAGTTCACCCCAACCCAGCCAAAGCCTTATCGGATGGGCCCCAATCTTTAACCCCAGAACGTTTTGATGATGTGATGGAACAGCTATCAGTGATTGGTAAAGCCGTCGGACGTTGGCCCCAAAAAGTAGCAGTCGCTGTTGCTTAA
- a CDS encoding tetratricopeptide repeat protein, with protein MPNLSLCMIVHNEAANLPQCLDSVKSLVDEMVILDTGSQDDTVAITKSYGAKMIEGKWTEDFSVARNEALQSVTGDWVLVLDGDEQFNPRMAELVNQAIADDKNLVINLMRQEIGAAQSPYSAVSRLFRHHPAIRFNRPYHETIDDSVLALLKQEPQWQIVDLPGVAIIHHGYTAEAIQNLDKANRAKRLLEKAIAANPQDPYLCSKLGALYLQLENEKEGMKLLKQGLKVNKAQAPVRFELHYHLANAYNRQQKWELALKHYQKAINEPILLPLKLGALNNLGGLLQRLGDLSKAKKIYETVISIDPTLAVGYYNLGMVLKASNRLPEAIKAYQKAIALNPHYAEAYQNLGVTCFKAGLLPESLAAFKQAISLYESKSSPEAEKLRQSLQDMGMI; from the coding sequence ATGCCTAACCTCAGCCTTTGCATGATCGTCCACAATGAAGCGGCGAATTTACCCCAATGTCTCGATAGTGTTAAGTCTTTGGTCGATGAAATGGTGATCTTAGATACGGGTTCCCAGGATGACACCGTGGCGATCACCAAAAGTTATGGAGCCAAGATGATTGAAGGTAAATGGACTGAAGATTTTTCGGTAGCCAGAAATGAGGCTTTGCAATCGGTGACAGGAGATTGGGTTTTGGTGCTAGATGGAGATGAACAGTTTAATCCTAGAATGGCAGAGCTAGTCAATCAAGCGATCGCCGATGACAAAAATTTAGTGATTAATTTAATGCGTCAGGAAATTGGGGCGGCCCAGTCTCCCTACTCTGCTGTTTCTCGGTTATTTCGCCATCATCCTGCTATTCGCTTTAATCGTCCCTACCATGAAACCATTGATGACAGTGTTCTCGCTTTATTAAAACAGGAACCCCAGTGGCAAATTGTGGATTTACCAGGCGTTGCCATTATCCATCACGGTTATACTGCCGAGGCGATCCAGAATTTAGACAAGGCCAATCGTGCTAAAAGGCTTCTCGAAAAGGCGATCGCGGCCAATCCCCAGGATCCCTATCTATGCAGCAAATTGGGAGCTTTATATTTACAGCTAGAGAATGAAAAAGAGGGGATGAAATTATTAAAACAGGGCTTAAAAGTCAATAAAGCCCAGGCTCCTGTCCGTTTTGAATTGCACTATCATCTGGCTAATGCCTATAATCGTCAACAAAAGTGGGAATTAGCTCTTAAGCATTATCAAAAAGCCATTAATGAACCGATTTTATTACCCTTAAAATTGGGAGCTTTAAATAATTTAGGTGGCCTTCTTCAACGTTTAGGAGATCTGTCTAAGGCAAAAAAAATTTATGAAACGGTAATTAGTATCGATCCAACCCTAGCCGTTGGTTACTATAATTTGGGTATGGTTTTAAAGGCCAGTAACCGTTTACCGGAAGCGATCAAAGCCTATCAAAAAGCGATCGCCTTAAATCCCCACTATGCAGAAGCCTATCAAAATTTAGGAGTGACCTGTTTTAAGGCCGGTTTATTGCCGGAAAGTTTGGCTGCCTTTAAGCAAGCAATTAGTCTTTATGAGTCAAAAAGTTCTCCTGAAGCCGAGAAATTACGTCAATCTTTACAGGACATGGGCATGATTTAG
- a CDS encoding TIR domain-containing protein, with product MNDLQTETLAQPPVFLNYSISDHDLAQTLAKELRSAGVNVWIDVDKIEPGQNWRESIRTGLTASSYFIFLLSQSSVQSAWLNDEITMLQELQSRNITFLPVLIEDCQIPESISHYQYYDLRDRKENSLKQLAANLSEIGKINFKVLSPQLFEKLIVELLQQLGFITLPLDSSQDQGVDAVVKYRQKDPFGAECQDIYAVEAKLYRNSRVDLSSLRQLVSYVHNHPKVNKGLLVTNSNLTSVTLDWAKNAQKTTGIPLRVIEGTELKRLLLQHTDLINKYFWDGLSHAV from the coding sequence ATGAATGACCTACAAACAGAAACCTTAGCCCAACCGCCTGTTTTTTTAAATTATTCAATCAGCGATCATGATTTGGCTCAAACCCTTGCCAAAGAATTGCGATCGGCAGGCGTTAATGTTTGGATAGATGTAGATAAAATAGAACCAGGACAAAATTGGCGTGAATCTATACGGACAGGACTTACTGCAAGTTCCTATTTTATCTTTCTACTTTCTCAAAGTTCAGTACAATCTGCCTGGCTCAATGATGAAATTACAATGCTTCAGGAACTCCAAAGCCGGAATATTACATTCTTACCTGTCTTAATTGAAGATTGTCAAATTCCCGAATCTATTTCTCATTATCAATATTATGATTTAAGGGATAGGAAAGAAAATTCTTTAAAACAACTAGCAGCAAACCTAAGTGAAATTGGTAAAATTAATTTTAAAGTTCTATCTCCTCAACTTTTTGAGAAGTTAATTGTCGAATTATTACAACAATTAGGTTTTATAACTTTACCCTTAGATAGTTCTCAAGATCAAGGGGTAGATGCAGTGGTAAAATACCGTCAAAAAGACCCCTTCGGTGCGGAATGTCAGGATATTTATGCTGTGGAAGCCAAATTGTATCGTAATTCACGGGTTGATCTGAGTTCCCTGCGTCAATTAGTTTCCTATGTTCACAATCATCCTAAAGTCAATAAAGGGTTATTAGTTACTAACAGCAATTTAACTTCCGTTACCCTTGACTGGGCAAAAAATGCACAAAAAACAACTGGAATTCCTCTACGAGTTATTGAAGGCACAGAACTCAAAAGATTGCTTTTACAACATACAGACCTGATTAATAAATACTTTTGGGATGGATTAAGTCACGCTGTATGA